A window of Halostagnicola kamekurae genomic DNA:
CCCAGTTGGAGTACGCCTGATAGAGGTCGTTCTTCGGCACCTGCGCTCCAGCGGTTTCCTCCACATACATTGCTGCGAACGCTTCCACACTATCGCCATTTGGATCGATCTCTATCGACTCATCTTCTTCAGAGATCTCTGATTCGACCACATCTGGCCGGGTTTCCCCTCTTCGAGTTGAAGTCGAATCGTCGGTTCGGACTGAACCAGTGGTCGATTTGGGTGGCCATAGCTCCGTGTCACTGGGGTTCTTCGGTAGTGAGTGTGTCTCACCACGGTGGAAGACGATTGGACTACCGTCTTCTGAAAGAATCAGCACGAGATAGTTATCGCGAGAAATGTCCCCATTGGAGAGTTCCAGGTTAGGAATGAACGGCTGCTTGATCAGCGTCCATTCCTGTTCGAAGTCGTCTCTCGAGTCGTAGACTTGAGTGTCTCCAGCCTCGTAGACTGTATACTGGCCGGTCTCTCGATCATGGCTATAGTAGGCGGGCACACTGTCTTTCGAGAGTGTCCCCTCATCTGGAACACGAGCGAATACTGTCTCACCATCGGAAAGGACAATCTCGCCGTTCTCTCGTGTCCAAACAGTTCGATTCGACTCAAATGTCTTGGGTCGAACTGCAGTGACGCCACCGTGAGCGGTCGCACCACCGCCAAAGGTTACGGCCTCATCGGAGTTGTAGAACTGTTCGGTACCATCAGCCCGCTCTTGCAGAGGCGGCGAGAGGATGTTTTCAACCCGCGTTGCCCATTCTGTCTTCGAATCGCCGGGTCGAACAACGAAGATTGGGATTCGATCCGCTTCGTGGGCTCGCTTGAGATTTTGCAGGACTTTCACGGGCCGGTCCGGTGTCGTCGTCTCGGCCTCAATATTGAAGACGACGTCGTGATCTGGGTGGGTTGCAACTGCGTCAGGTTGCTCGCTCCCATCCTGCTCGAGAATTTCGACACTGAATCCACGTTCGGTGAGTGCTGTTTCCGTCTCGAGGAGGACCGCATCGTGGGTTGAGCCACCGGCTGATCGAACAGTGCCTGTCTCAGGCTCGACGGATGTTTCTCCGTCATCAGTGAGCCGAATCACGATATCGTCGTTCTGCAGCGTCACCTCAAGGAACCGGGATCCCTCACGGATGTCCGGCAGCTCTTCGCGATCAAAGTCGATCTTGGGATCAGCCTTCTCAAGGCGGACTGCAAGTTCCTCGTCGACGGTAGCCACATCGACCCAGTCGTTTTTCTCTCGTACACCATCTCGAATCTGGACTGCACGAACAGCTTCTGCCATCGTTTCCTCAAGAATCTTCGTCGGATTGGCTGCCTCATTCGAATCACTATAGAGGAGATCATTCAGGATTTCAGCGTCCGTCAGCGGATCAGTCCCATACCGCTCGAGACTCTGCTCAATAATTCGATCGACAGCATCCGTCCCTCGAAGCGGTGGGTATGGAGGAAACGTCTGGATTAACACGGGTTCGGAGTATCGCCCGCCCGAGAGGGGAATCCGCGTCCAGACTTTGAACTGGTCGGTCGTAATGAGGTCTTCTGCCGTGTAGTCTCGGAAGCGTTTCATCAATAACTCGGCGTCGTCACTATCGTTGACCGAGAACGTGAGCAGGTTATCGCAGTTGTTCTGCATCGCTTTCAGCGTGTCCTCGTCGAATTGGGAGGGATACTGTGAGGCCAGAGTCACCGACAATCGCATCGACCGAGCACGAGCTAGCATCGACTCGATATCGAGATTGTCGCTGGCGATGTCGTCAAACTCGTCGCAGAGAACAAAGTAGGGATCCGGCTCAGTGTCGAGTTCGTATGAGCGGCGCTGAATAGCACTCCAGAGATTCCGCATCACACCCAGCGTGACCATCTTCTTGATATCCGTATTCTCGACCGGCGTTCGAACGATGACGATCCGGTCGTTGTCGATGATATCGCGGAAATTGATCGTACTCTCACGATGGGCGATGATCCGCCGAATCACTGAGTTCTCGACCCAGGATTTGATCCGTTTCAAAAGCGGCCGAACCGTCTCCTCTTCCATCTCCGCGATCTCGAGGCAAAACTCCCTGATGTAGGGATCCTCAACGTCGAGTGCGAAGTCTTCGCGACGATCGGCGTTGAGCAGGATGAAGTACATATCGATGATGGAAAACGGCTGCTCGGACTTC
This region includes:
- a CDS encoding type IV secretory system conjugative DNA transfer family protein translates to MVFDRFFGSGEEPSSSDSEHEPVDDASGEEISSTGGDDQTETKNTGAESSSDQQPNSDREQYQIVDQNTTRVGGKPILTDTADEGTVAGPYVREMFEAGMYNAPAPLWVGYTEDPQTGFREAPLRFDSLFRHNWIAGTTGYGKTTQLLNMMVQWAYSGYGFTYFDPKGQDSRELLRMLPKHRLEDVVWIEPGSTTHENTVGMNFLEVPECETTEELENEIENRVENLKAVFDTSDYWGINMEAITESMARAMMKSEQPFSIIDMYFILLNADRREDFALDVEDPYIREFCLEIAEMEEETVRPLLKRIKSWVENSVIRRIIAHRESTINFRDIIDNDRIVIVRTPVENTDIKKMVTLGVMRNLWSAIQRRSYELDTEPDPYFVLCDEFDDIASDNLDIESMLARARSMRLSVTLASQYPSQFDEDTLKAMQNNCDNLLTFSVNDSDDAELLMKRFRDYTAEDLITTDQFKVWTRIPLSGGRYSEPVLIQTFPPYPPLRGTDAVDRIIEQSLERYGTDPLTDAEILNDLLYSDSNEAANPTKILEETMAEAVRAVQIRDGVREKNDWVDVATVDEELAVRLEKADPKIDFDREELPDIREGSRFLEVTLQNDDIVIRLTDDGETSVEPETGTVRSAGGSTHDAVLLETETALTERGFSVEILEQDGSEQPDAVATHPDHDVVFNIEAETTTPDRPVKVLQNLKRAHEADRIPIFVVRPGDSKTEWATRVENILSPPLQERADGTEQFYNSDEAVTFGGGATAHGGVTAVRPKTFESNRTVWTRENGEIVLSDGETVFARVPDEGTLSKDSVPAYYSHDRETGQYTVYEAGDTQVYDSRDDFEQEWTLIKQPFIPNLELSNGDISRDNYLVLILSEDGSPIVFHRGETHSLPKNPSDTELWPPKSTTGSVRTDDSTSTRRGETRPDVVESEISEEDESIEIDPNGDSVEAFAAMYVEETAGAQVPKNDLYQAYSNWVDLHDLDGTNMVWFGRKLATAVDYDSDRVRDGDDKVNVYIGIDLTSEGTNLLDQ